GAGACAGGGAAGTCGTAACCCTAGTGCTTACCGACGAGTGCATCGGAGTCTACTCGCTCGCCGTTTACGCGGGTCTAGTACTGCTTACGCCACTCGCGGGTAGCCGTAACAAGGCATACGCGCTCTCCTTTGGGCTCCCTCTACTATTCCTGATAAACACAGCCCGTATAGCCCTTGCAGGCCTTGTAGCCGCCCACCTGGGTGGCCCGTGGTTCCGAATAATCCATGACGTAGTGGGCAGCAGCACCATGCTGCTTGCCGTGACCCTTATATGGCTAAGATGGATAAGCCGCGCCCTCAGCGTGGATACATAAGCTAAACCCGGTACGCCCTACAGAGCCGGCACAAGCCCCCTCTAGCCGAGACGTCCTACAATACACGGTGTCTAGTATACAACACACTATAGCCCCGTACGCAAGGGAAATTCTTATTAGCTAGTTGCGCAACATTTATTACCCTGGATGAGGGAGATGCGTTACCAGACACTAGCTCTCCTAGGCATAATAGCATCGGCTGCTGCTCTCGCCCTGCTAGCTGGCTTCGCCACTACCCAGAGCCCGCTAAGCAGCTTCTACGCCACCGGCACAGCACAAGCAGTAAGCGAGCCAATAGATGTGAAAGTGATAGGTGACCTCCAGATAAAGCCTGCTGCTGGTGCGCAGGGTAAGACCAGTGAGGTACAGTGGCTTAACATAACCAAGTATACCGATGTAAATGTTGTAAAGCTGAAGGTGAAGATAGCTAACGCTGCTCAGCTAAAGCCCTACTTCAAGTACCTACGGCTTGTGCTAAAGAGTGCTGACAGCAACGAGGTAAAGGCCGTGCTAAGCCTCAAGAAGCCTAGTGCGGTGATAGTACTAGATGAGGAGGACTTCAGTACCAATGCTGGTAATGCAAATGACTGTATCATAAACGTGACTGCCTACTATGAGGCTAAGGAAGGTATGCTGTTCGACAGCCTACCAGTAATACTTAACTTCCAGGTACTAAGCGTCAGCTGAAGCCGCGGAATAAGGCGCGGACGAGATAAGGGTCGCATTTCATCTATAGTATTTTCTGCTTTTAATTTCAATTTCCTTATTTCCTTCTTCTCTTGTAGCGCGGGGTTACGGTTCCTAATTGCTGCCGCTCGCTCATCCGTGATAAGTGCCGGATCAAAGCGTTAAGAGGCAACGGGAGTTTATGGGGTAAGGGCTCTAGGGACTAAATATTTTACTTTATCATTTCGACCTCTGCATCACTACATCACCAGCTTGTAGCCCTGTCTCCCGCATCTAGGCT
The window above is part of the Pyrodictium abyssi genome. Proteins encoded here:
- a CDS encoding exosortase/archaeosortase family protein, with amino-acid sequence MRQSTRINTFYKILLMFLVLTAALEALVETVGRHIIQLEADMIMVVLGAVGVKALSTAPGTVAIIGDREVVTLVLTDECIGVYSLAVYAGLVLLTPLAGSRNKAYALSFGLPLLFLINTARIALAGLVAAHLGGPWFRIIHDVVGSSTMLLAVTLIWLRWISRALSVDT